A section of the Alkalihalobacillus sp. LMS39 genome encodes:
- a CDS encoding fumarylacetoacetate hydrolase family protein: MRFVTFIKDGVETVGVYDNKQIIDIQQAASAMELPQRFPNTLVDCLYEDSFVGSIEKVLMWVSEIDWKEAVFEWDDPNITVVAPIPTPRKNIFCIGKNYAAHAIEMGSEADIPKDPIVFSKAPTTVIGPEAKIHHHQTVTAELDYEGEIAIVIGKKGRGIRKEEAYDYIFGYTLLNDITARDLQRKHKQYLIGKSLDTTCPMGPWITHKSQVEKGGHFHLETKVNDEVRQSASTEQFIFDIPTIIETISQGITLEPGDIIATGTPAGVGNGFSPPKFLQSGDVIEISVKELGVLRNQVE; this comes from the coding sequence ATGAGATTTGTTACCTTTATTAAAGATGGGGTGGAAACGGTTGGTGTTTATGATAATAAACAAATCATTGATATACAACAAGCAGCTTCTGCAATGGAACTACCTCAACGCTTTCCAAATACATTAGTTGACTGTTTATACGAGGATTCTTTTGTTGGAAGTATAGAAAAGGTGTTAATGTGGGTATCAGAAATAGATTGGAAAGAAGCCGTGTTTGAATGGGACGATCCAAATATAACGGTTGTTGCTCCAATTCCCACTCCTCGAAAAAATATATTTTGTATCGGGAAAAATTATGCCGCCCATGCGATCGAAATGGGGAGTGAAGCAGATATCCCTAAGGATCCGATTGTATTCTCTAAGGCACCCACAACGGTAATAGGCCCAGAAGCAAAGATTCACCATCATCAAACGGTTACAGCAGAACTTGATTATGAAGGTGAAATTGCCATTGTTATTGGAAAAAAAGGAAGGGGGATCCGAAAAGAAGAGGCTTATGATTATATTTTTGGATATACATTACTTAATGATATAACGGCTCGCGATCTTCAAAGAAAACATAAACAATATTTAATTGGAAAAAGCTTAGATACAACTTGTCCAATGGGCCCTTGGATTACACATAAGAGTCAGGTGGAAAAAGGAGGTCATTTCCATCTTGAAACGAAAGTAAATGATGAAGTGAGGCAGTCAGCATCAACTGAGCAATTTATATTTGATATCCCGACGATTATCGAAACGATTTCTCAAGGGATCACACTTGAACCAGGTGATATTATTGCAACAGGAACACCAGCCGGAGTGGGGAATGGGTTTTCTCCACCGAAGTTTTTACAATCAGGGGATGTTATTGAAATATCAGTAAAAGAATTAGGTGTGTTACGCAACCAAGTCGAATAA
- the nfsA gene encoding oxygen-insensitive NADPH nitroreductase produces the protein MNETIQTLVNHRSIRRYENKPVKKEDLHMIVEAAQAAPSWIHGQQVSIIAVQDETRKEKLAELVGNQVAVKEAPVFFVFCADFYRAKLASEKQQVPLAVTDDVDSLLVGATDVGLAMGNAIAAAESLGLGIVPIGGIRKNPLEVIKLLELPEYVIPISGLCIGYANETPEQKPRLPKEIVYQEEKYNAALQKEKLDTYDQMMSNYTSARTNGENNSNWSERVAAFYSKPYYGQIGDMLLKQKFTCNNMNRS, from the coding sequence TTGAACGAAACGATTCAAACGTTAGTAAACCATCGCTCCATCCGTCGGTATGAAAATAAACCTGTCAAAAAAGAAGATTTACATATGATAGTCGAAGCAGCTCAAGCTGCCCCATCTTGGATTCACGGTCAACAAGTTTCCATTATTGCCGTTCAAGATGAAACACGGAAAGAAAAACTCGCCGAACTTGTCGGCAATCAAGTAGCTGTTAAAGAAGCGCCTGTCTTTTTTGTTTTTTGTGCTGACTTTTATCGAGCAAAGCTAGCAAGTGAAAAACAACAAGTACCGTTAGCCGTCACAGACGATGTCGATTCATTACTTGTCGGTGCTACTGACGTCGGTCTTGCAATGGGGAATGCGATTGCTGCGGCGGAATCACTTGGGTTAGGAATTGTTCCAATCGGAGGAATCCGTAAAAATCCTCTTGAAGTCATTAAACTTCTCGAGCTTCCTGAATACGTCATTCCGATTTCTGGTCTATGTATCGGTTATGCAAATGAAACCCCTGAACAAAAGCCGAGATTACCAAAAGAAATTGTCTATCAAGAAGAAAAATACAATGCAGCTTTACAAAAAGAAAAATTAGATACATATGACCAAATGATGTCAAACTATACTTCTGCCCGGACAAATGGTGAAAATAATAGCAATTGGTCTGAGCGTGTAGCCGCTTTTTATAGCAAACCGTATTATGGACAAATTGGAGATATGTTACTAAAGCAAAAGTTCACTTGTAACAATATGAATCGCTCATAA
- the meaB gene encoding methylmalonyl Co-A mutase-associated GTPase MeaB → MTRNNKPRRKQLTVDDYVDGVLSQNRAIVAQAITLVESQSPKHTEMAQQVLTKLSPHTGQSIRIGFTGVPGAGKSTLIEAFGTMLCERGHRVAVLAVDPSSTLTRGSILGDKTRMDQLSRHPNGYVRPSPSSGTLGGVARKSRETMLICEAAGYDVIIVETVGVGQSEITVRSMVDFFLVMTLTGAGDELQGMKKGILELADAIVINKADGANKQAAQMVKTEFNRLLHFLPQVTEGWETKAYTVSALTHDGVPELWDMILKFKEKGEEKGFFQTRRTNQSEDWVKALIEEQLIQRFYQHPQVKTLWPQLREQMKNGETTPTVVATTLLDEYNQ, encoded by the coding sequence ATGACAAGAAACAACAAACCAAGAAGAAAACAATTAACGGTAGATGATTATGTAGACGGGGTGTTGTCTCAAAACCGGGCGATTGTCGCACAGGCAATTACGTTAGTGGAAAGTCAGTCTCCTAAACATACTGAAATGGCGCAACAAGTGTTAACAAAGCTTTCTCCACATACAGGTCAATCGATTCGAATAGGATTTACAGGTGTACCTGGTGCAGGGAAAAGTACGTTAATTGAAGCGTTTGGGACGATGTTATGTGAACGAGGCCATCGTGTTGCGGTCTTAGCAGTAGACCCTTCAAGTACGCTCACACGTGGAAGTATCTTAGGGGATAAAACAAGAATGGATCAGCTTTCTAGACATCCAAATGGCTATGTGCGTCCCTCGCCCTCAAGTGGAACACTTGGTGGAGTCGCCAGAAAAAGTCGAGAGACAATGCTGATTTGTGAAGCGGCAGGATATGATGTTATCATTGTAGAAACTGTCGGTGTTGGGCAAAGTGAGATAACGGTTCGTTCCATGGTTGATTTCTTTTTAGTTATGACATTAACAGGAGCCGGTGATGAACTCCAAGGTATGAAAAAAGGCATTCTTGAACTCGCAGATGCGATTGTCATTAATAAAGCAGATGGTGCAAATAAACAAGCGGCTCAAATGGTGAAAACAGAGTTTAATCGACTTCTACATTTTCTTCCACAAGTAACAGAAGGCTGGGAAACGAAAGCTTATACAGTTTCGGCTTTAACTCATGATGGGGTTCCGGAACTGTGGGACATGATATTAAAGTTTAAAGAAAAAGGTGAAGAAAAAGGCTTTTTTCAAACGCGGCGAACAAATCAGTCTGAAGATTGGGTGAAGGCTTTAATTGAGGAACAACTCATTCAGCGATTTTATCAACATCCACAAGTAAAAACATTATGGCCACAATTAAGAGAGCAAATGAAAAATGGAGAAACAACTCCAACTGTCGTTGCTACAACATTACTTGATGAATATAACCAATAG
- a CDS encoding S8 family peptidase — protein sequence MSAFHLIPYTIKTVVHETKRIPPGIELIEAPSMWEQGYYGKDVVVAVLDTGCHTSHSELKHRIIDGYNFTSDDNYASDIYEDYNGHGTHVCGTVCAEKNNAGIIGVAPYVKILVVKVLAKQGYAESQWITDGIQFAKNWVGPNGERVRIINMSLGGKHPDLDMHKAIKEAVAANILVVCASGNEGDGDERTNEYAYPGAFPEVVQVGSVSLQEEMSRFSNSNCELDLVAPGEDILSTYLNNEYAVLSGTSMATPHVSGACALLIEQFEQEFERTITEPELYAQLIKRTVSLQYRRTLQGNGILKLSTSLSHQIQDEAEKLSI from the coding sequence ATGAGCGCATTTCACCTTATTCCTTATACGATTAAAACGGTCGTTCACGAAACAAAACGGATTCCCCCAGGCATTGAATTAATTGAAGCCCCTTCCATGTGGGAACAAGGATACTACGGGAAAGATGTTGTCGTTGCTGTTCTAGATACAGGGTGTCATACGAGTCATTCGGAATTGAAACACCGAATCATTGATGGGTATAACTTTACTTCAGATGACAATTACGCCTCTGACATCTATGAAGATTATAATGGCCATGGTACACATGTATGTGGAACAGTATGTGCAGAAAAAAATAATGCCGGTATTATCGGGGTTGCTCCATATGTGAAAATTTTAGTTGTGAAAGTGTTAGCCAAGCAAGGATATGCTGAGTCACAATGGATAACAGATGGGATACAGTTTGCAAAAAATTGGGTTGGTCCAAATGGAGAACGCGTTCGAATCATCAATATGTCACTTGGCGGCAAACATCCAGATTTAGATATGCACAAAGCGATTAAAGAAGCGGTTGCTGCAAATATTCTCGTTGTTTGTGCGAGTGGAAATGAAGGAGACGGCGATGAACGGACAAATGAGTATGCCTATCCAGGTGCTTTTCCTGAAGTTGTTCAAGTTGGGTCTGTTTCATTACAAGAAGAAATGTCACGATTTAGTAATTCAAATTGTGAACTTGACCTTGTTGCACCAGGCGAAGATATCCTTTCCACTTATTTAAATAATGAATATGCAGTTCTCTCAGGGACATCCATGGCCACACCACATGTATCTGGTGCATGCGCATTACTCATAGAGCAATTTGAACAAGAATTTGAGCGAACCATTACTGAACCTGAGCTTTATGCACAACTTATAAAGCGAACAGTATCATTACAGTATAGACGAACATTACAAGGGAATGGCATTTTAAAGCTATCTACTAGTTTAAGTCATCAAATACAGGATGAAGCAGAAAAGCTTTCAATATAA
- a CDS encoding DNA topology modulation protein — protein MKKVAVIGSAGSGKSTFARKLAKRLNADVIHLDTLFWKPGWVESSMEELQVKQEPYLQRERWVIEGNYSRTWHRRFEEADTIIFLDMPRYLCMYRVIKRYVTYKNKTRPDMSEGCPEKLDFEFLKFVWHYPKERRKKALDVIALYSSSKQTMVFRKRKEIDQFLSN, from the coding sequence TTGAAAAAAGTAGCAGTTATTGGATCGGCTGGCTCTGGTAAATCTACTTTTGCTAGAAAACTAGCCAAACGGCTCAATGCAGATGTAATCCATTTAGATACGTTATTTTGGAAACCAGGTTGGGTCGAATCATCGATGGAAGAACTCCAGGTGAAGCAAGAGCCTTATTTGCAACGTGAGCGCTGGGTAATAGAAGGGAACTACAGTCGAACATGGCACCGTCGTTTTGAAGAAGCCGATACAATTATTTTTCTTGATATGCCAAGATACCTTTGTATGTATCGTGTAATAAAGCGGTATGTAACGTACAAAAATAAAACAAGACCTGATATGTCTGAAGGTTGTCCAGAAAAACTAGATTTTGAGTTTTTAAAATTTGTATGGCATTACCCGAAGGAAAGAAGAAAAAAAGCATTAGATGTGATTGCTCTATACTCGAGTTCTAAACAAACGATGGTTTTTCGAAAGCGAAAAGAAATTGATCAGTTTCTTTCTAACTAG
- a CDS encoding diguanylate cyclase, which translates to MIVIIKEMVTNAAIIASFVFVIGYIYREKRISVRSPMKMKLVIGISSGFLGYLLIFYGFQIQETIIDMRYIAVMVAAYTTGLLPALLAGTIIGIGRLLVHGVTVSSITAVVTIMILAFGTGIIGQRYQMQRFSWAAMTAFALLIGNGTLYFLLNDVNILFIFNIIFLLSSIFVKICVNYVREANDVYRKMIRLSVEDHVTGLLNRRGFFQEMNKVFENYNEHDSSLFSFIIADIDYFKKVNDTYGHSVGDVVLEEVGKIIKESMSKTDVVARIGGEEFGLLVSTSSKEEAVMIAERVREKIEHHKFHAGGTTFSVTLSLGIATYASTLDEAKLFRLADQALYEAKAKGRNNVQIANEE; encoded by the coding sequence ATGATTGTTATCATTAAAGAAATGGTGACAAATGCAGCAATTATTGCTTCATTTGTTTTTGTCATTGGCTATATTTATCGGGAAAAACGGATTTCCGTTCGTTCTCCTATGAAAATGAAACTAGTTATCGGAATCAGTTCAGGCTTTTTAGGCTATCTATTAATTTTTTATGGGTTTCAAATACAAGAGACAATTATTGATATGAGATATATAGCTGTCATGGTTGCTGCATACACAACAGGGTTACTGCCAGCATTATTAGCAGGGACGATTATAGGGATTGGCCGCTTACTCGTTCATGGAGTTACAGTATCGTCAATAACAGCTGTTGTAACCATCATGATTCTTGCCTTTGGAACCGGAATAATCGGCCAGCGCTATCAGATGCAAAGGTTTTCTTGGGCTGCTATGACAGCCTTTGCATTACTCATTGGAAATGGAACTTTGTACTTTTTATTAAATGATGTGAATATCCTATTCATCTTTAATATTATCTTTTTGCTTTCTTCTATTTTTGTGAAAATTTGTGTAAATTATGTTCGTGAGGCTAATGATGTTTATCGCAAAATGATAAGATTATCAGTAGAAGACCATGTAACAGGTTTGTTAAATCGAAGAGGTTTTTTTCAAGAAATGAATAAAGTATTTGAAAACTATAATGAACATGACTCCTCTTTATTTTCGTTTATCATTGCAGACATCGATTATTTTAAAAAAGTCAATGATACATACGGTCATTCTGTAGGAGATGTTGTTTTAGAAGAAGTAGGAAAAATAATAAAAGAAAGTATGTCAAAAACAGATGTTGTTGCTAGAATTGGTGGCGAAGAGTTTGGCCTGCTAGTTTCTACTAGCTCTAAAGAAGAAGCAGTCATGATCGCTGAAAGGGTGCGTGAAAAGATCGAACACCATAAATTTCATGCGGGTGGGACAACATTCTCAGTTACACTTTCACTAGGAATTGCAACGTATGCTTCGACATTGGATGAAGCAAAACTATTTCGGTTAGCTGACCAAGCCTTATATGAAGCAAAAGCAAAAGGACGAAACAATGTACAAATAGCAAATGAGGAGTGA
- a CDS encoding TatD family hydrolase, with product MFDTHIHLDQYDWSKLSTLIAHWQEQGIQHVVAVATNLSSSYRTLELHHRFPEFVFPALGYHPEQPPIGEQEKRELFSLIKKEHQQIAAVGEVGLPHYTKEKLSASQLELVEEQFLEWVELANEVSLPLNIHAVHDSTERALELVGKCPNQRAHFHWLKAPFEIRQKVIKSGHFVSVTPEVCYRTRDQQLVREVPLTQLLVETDGPWPFDGPFKGKQTTPLLVKEIVKTIAWIKGLSKAEVEKQTLENAYRLYKR from the coding sequence GTGTTTGATACTCATATTCATCTTGACCAATATGATTGGTCAAAGCTATCAACTCTAATCGCTCATTGGCAAGAACAAGGGATTCAACACGTTGTGGCGGTGGCAACGAATCTATCTTCTTCCTATCGAACTTTAGAATTGCATCATCGTTTTCCAGAATTCGTTTTTCCTGCTTTAGGATATCATCCAGAACAACCCCCAATTGGCGAACAAGAAAAACGAGAGTTATTTTCTCTTATCAAAAAGGAGCATCAACAGATTGCAGCGGTTGGTGAGGTGGGTCTGCCCCATTATACAAAAGAAAAACTATCAGCTTCGCAACTCGAATTAGTAGAAGAACAATTTTTGGAATGGGTTGAACTTGCAAATGAAGTTAGTCTTCCGTTAAACATTCATGCTGTTCATGATTCAACAGAAAGAGCGCTTGAGTTAGTAGGGAAGTGTCCGAATCAACGAGCCCATTTTCATTGGCTAAAAGCCCCCTTTGAAATTAGGCAGAAGGTAATCAAGAGTGGGCATTTCGTTTCTGTTACCCCAGAAGTTTGTTATCGAACACGGGATCAACAGCTAGTAAGGGAAGTCCCGCTAACACAGTTACTCGTTGAAACAGATGGGCCATGGCCATTTGATGGACCTTTTAAAGGGAAACAAACGACACCATTGCTTGTAAAGGAAATTGTCAAAACGATAGCATGGATTAAAGGGCTTAGCAAAGCAGAAGTGGAGAAACAAACATTAGAAAACGCATATCGGTTATATAAAAGATAA
- a CDS encoding EAL domain-containing protein → MTSCDYCTQLPDLEEKGRLFLYPKGEVSMMIENQLKIMNRAFSMDNSIFCINYHSIEDVRTFLTQMHERLPIQEQSKIYGTWANKTNSRFPKMVSFSELFTRINNLDFVTVINHRLFTQYLQPIISLDTHEIYGYEFLLRQTNDAFPFQPGKLFAFSQQAGLQSMLDSQARISSIEISSSLLENGQKRFINFLPSSIYDPNHCLKSTFKAVEQFHVDPSDLVFEVVETEKIENIAHLKTIFQVYQAHGIHVALDDLGSGYATVEVLRELKPDFAKIDRHLIEHCDQDKNKQGEIKQIIEIGAAYGITLLAEGIERKEELEYCKDVGISLAQGFYIGKPNPKPIKELF, encoded by the coding sequence ATGACTAGTTGTGATTATTGTACACAGTTACCAGACCTAGAGGAAAAAGGGAGATTATTCCTTTATCCTAAAGGGGAGGTATCGATGATGATAGAAAATCAATTAAAGATAATGAATCGAGCATTCTCGATGGATAACTCCATATTTTGTATCAATTATCATTCAATCGAGGATGTACGGACATTCCTTACACAAATGCATGAGCGATTGCCAATACAAGAGCAATCTAAAATATACGGAACATGGGCTAATAAAACGAACAGCCGTTTTCCAAAGATGGTTTCTTTCTCTGAATTGTTTACTCGAATTAACAATCTTGATTTTGTAACGGTTATTAATCATCGTTTGTTTACTCAATATTTACAGCCGATTATTTCACTAGACACTCACGAAATATATGGATATGAATTTTTACTTCGGCAAACAAATGACGCCTTTCCTTTCCAACCTGGAAAATTATTTGCCTTTTCTCAGCAAGCAGGCTTACAATCAATGCTAGATAGCCAAGCACGTATTTCTTCGATTGAAATTAGTTCGTCTTTGCTAGAAAACGGTCAAAAACGATTTATCAATTTTTTACCTTCATCGATTTACGACCCGAATCATTGTTTGAAAAGTACATTTAAAGCGGTAGAGCAGTTTCATGTAGACCCGAGTGATTTAGTTTTTGAAGTGGTCGAAACTGAGAAAATCGAAAATATTGCTCATTTAAAGACTATTTTTCAAGTGTACCAAGCGCACGGCATTCATGTTGCACTAGATGACCTAGGCTCAGGTTATGCAACTGTAGAAGTGTTACGAGAGTTGAAACCAGATTTTGCGAAGATTGATCGTCATTTAATTGAACACTGTGACCAAGATAAGAATAAACAAGGGGAAATAAAGCAAATTATTGAAATTGGTGCTGCTTATGGAATTACGCTTCTTGCTGAAGGCATAGAGAGAAAAGAAGAGCTAGAATATTGTAAAGATGTCGGTATTTCATTAGCACAAGGCTTCTACATTGGAAAACCTAATCCAAAACCGATTAAGGAGTTATTCTAG
- a CDS encoding GNAT family protein, protein MESKDFPSLETERLHLRKITKEDARSMFTYLSDADVMKHYGLAPFQSLEEVYDEIDWYDSLWKEKKGIRWGIALKNEGEIIGSCGFHNKVDRHFRTEIGFELKKEKWKTGIATEALNPILLYAFTEWQLQRVEALIEPENIASQRLVEKLGFQKEGLLRSYEYVSGQFDDLFMYSILRHEFTSTNRA, encoded by the coding sequence ATGGAATCCAAGGATTTTCCCTCACTTGAAACAGAACGATTGCATTTAAGAAAAATTACAAAAGAAGATGCAAGAAGTATGTTTACGTATTTATCGGATGCTGATGTGATGAAGCATTATGGCTTAGCTCCATTTCAATCGCTTGAGGAAGTTTATGATGAGATTGATTGGTATGATTCGTTGTGGAAGGAGAAAAAAGGAATTCGTTGGGGTATCGCGTTGAAAAATGAAGGTGAAATCATTGGAAGTTGTGGTTTTCATAATAAAGTTGACCGCCATTTTCGAACGGAAATCGGGTTTGAGTTAAAGAAAGAAAAATGGAAAACAGGTATTGCAACAGAAGCATTGAACCCAATTTTATTATACGCTTTTACGGAGTGGCAATTACAGCGAGTTGAAGCTTTAATCGAACCAGAAAATATAGCATCCCAACGGTTAGTCGAAAAATTAGGGTTTCAAAAAGAAGGTTTGTTACGAAGTTATGAATATGTTTCCGGTCAATTTGATGATTTATTTATGTACTCAATATTAAGACATGAGTTTACATCAACGAATAGAGCGTAA
- a CDS encoding GNAT family protein — MLTFKKLNKELDELVAFYTTNSWAFHAFPTVSKAEIINYYHSRWYEEDKETYWIKENKKNIGLLIISDISDTIPLLFDVRLTNNGRGKGYGEQAVKWAVNHVFTRSNEKIRIEGYTRHDNYAMRKVFSKCNFQKEGYLRKAWENADGSVEDSLVYAIIRTDWERGTKTPININDVPF, encoded by the coding sequence GTGCTAACATTTAAAAAACTAAATAAAGAGTTAGATGAACTCGTCGCTTTTTACACGACGAACAGTTGGGCCTTTCACGCTTTTCCTACAGTGTCTAAAGCAGAAATCATTAACTACTATCATTCTAGATGGTATGAAGAGGATAAAGAAACATATTGGATTAAGGAAAACAAGAAGAATATCGGGTTACTCATAATAAGTGATATTTCGGATACAATTCCATTATTATTTGATGTACGTTTAACGAATAATGGCCGGGGAAAAGGATACGGAGAGCAAGCTGTCAAATGGGCAGTGAATCATGTATTTACACGTTCAAACGAAAAAATTAGGATTGAGGGTTATACTCGGCATGATAATTATGCGATGAGAAAAGTATTTTCAAAATGTAACTTCCAAAAAGAAGGTTACTTACGAAAGGCTTGGGAAAATGCTGACGGGTCCGTTGAGGATTCACTCGTGTATGCTATCATAAGAACGGATTGGGAACGAGGAACAAAGACGCCAATAAACATAAACGATGTCCCGTTTTAA
- a CDS encoding B12-binding domain-containing radical SAM protein gives MNIVVTTLNAKYIHTCLALRYLKAYAEPDFSVDIVEYTINDPVMNIVSDLFNRNPDVIGFSCYIWNIEETIKVIEMIKKVKPEITIVLGGPEVSYDTNYWLSRLTNVDFIIVGEGEETFKHLLTELQTTKKFHMVFGLAYRKEDEVIINPPRPKLNLEELPSPYRFAEDLPALGKRVTYFETSRGCPFSCQFCLSSIEVGVRYFDMAKVKSDLLFLIHNGAKLIKFVDRTFNIKRDYAMEIFQFLIDNHNGCVFQFEITADIMRPEVLDFLNAHAPKGVFRFEIGVQSTNDATNELVKRKQNFEKLKRTVTMVKEGGKIDQHLDLIAGLPEEDYDSFRNTFNDVFALRPEELQLGFLKMLRGTGLRLRANDHRYIYMDHSPYEILGNNILPFSDIVRIKRVEDVLEKYWNAHRMDHTIEYLVTTVFDSPFDFFQQFGDFWDEKGWAKIGHQLEDLFTRLHQFLQSRNIEQMKVIETLMKYDFFMNHKHKPRKTWWPFSLDKQQQSSILKYLAEQPTVVSTTFANLQLSEKELHKHTMIEVVPYNVPKFVEQGQLEEQNTLLIFHFDPKQQKVQSFSCKQNALLIS, from the coding sequence ATGAACATTGTTGTTACAACGTTAAATGCAAAATATATCCATACATGTTTGGCACTCCGTTATTTAAAAGCGTATGCAGAACCAGACTTTTCTGTAGATATCGTCGAATATACAATTAACGATCCTGTCATGAACATCGTTTCAGATTTATTTAACAGAAACCCTGATGTTATCGGGTTTAGTTGTTATATATGGAATATCGAAGAGACCATTAAAGTGATCGAGATGATAAAAAAAGTAAAGCCTGAAATCACCATTGTTTTAGGTGGCCCAGAAGTAAGTTATGACACAAACTATTGGTTATCTCGACTAACAAATGTTGATTTTATTATTGTTGGTGAAGGTGAGGAAACATTTAAACACCTTCTAACAGAACTGCAAACAACGAAAAAATTTCATATGGTGTTTGGTCTGGCTTATCGGAAAGAGGATGAGGTCATTATTAATCCTCCTCGTCCAAAATTAAATCTTGAAGAGTTGCCATCACCTTATCGTTTTGCAGAAGATCTCCCTGCCTTAGGCAAACGCGTCACTTATTTTGAAACGAGTCGTGGCTGTCCATTTAGCTGTCAATTTTGCTTATCTTCTATTGAAGTCGGGGTTCGCTATTTTGATATGGCAAAAGTAAAGTCCGACTTATTATTCTTAATTCACAACGGGGCCAAGCTTATTAAATTTGTCGACCGTACGTTTAATATTAAACGAGATTATGCGATGGAAATTTTTCAATTTTTAATCGATAATCATAATGGATGTGTGTTTCAATTTGAAATTACAGCCGACATTATGCGGCCTGAAGTGTTAGATTTTCTTAATGCACACGCTCCAAAAGGAGTTTTCCGTTTTGAAATTGGCGTTCAGTCTACAAATGATGCAACAAATGAATTAGTCAAGCGGAAACAAAATTTTGAAAAATTAAAACGAACAGTAACAATGGTGAAAGAAGGCGGAAAAATCGACCAACATCTTGACTTAATTGCCGGACTACCTGAGGAAGACTATGATTCATTCCGCAATACATTCAACGATGTGTTCGCTCTTCGTCCTGAAGAATTGCAATTAGGGTTTCTTAAAATGTTACGTGGTACTGGATTACGTCTCCGTGCAAATGACCACCGCTATATTTATATGGACCATTCTCCATATGAAATCCTAGGAAATAATATCCTTCCTTTTAGTGATATCGTACGAATTAAACGAGTGGAAGATGTATTAGAAAAATATTGGAATGCTCATCGTATGGACCATACGATTGAATATCTTGTCACAACCGTATTTGACTCGCCATTTGACTTTTTTCAACAGTTTGGTGATTTTTGGGATGAAAAAGGCTGGGCAAAAATCGGACATCAGTTAGAAGATTTATTTACTCGGCTCCATCAATTTTTACAATCACGCAATATCGAGCAAATGAAAGTGATTGAAACATTAATGAAGTACGACTTTTTCATGAATCATAAACATAAACCACGAAAAACGTGGTGGCCATTTTCGCTAGATAAACAACAACAATCATCTATTTTAAAATATCTTGCCGAACAGCCTACCGTTGTTTCCACAACATTTGCTAACTTACAGCTTTCGGAAAAAGAACTGCATAAACATACGATGATCGAAGTTGTTCCATACAATGTTCCTAAGTTTGTAGAACAAGGTCAACTTGAAGAACAAAACACTTTGCTTATCTTTCATTTTGATCCGAAACAACAAAAGGTTCAGTCCTTTTCTTGTAAACAAAACGCGTTACTTATTTCATAG
- a CDS encoding NADPH-dependent FMN reductase: MKVVAIIGSTKKNSTTRKAVENMTKIIEEEGIKTEMIHFAEVSLPLFDANLTKEEHPPIVHSFTKKIAEADGVILASPEYHGSVSGVLKNALDYLGAREMKGKLVTILTTAGSELGATNTINTLHQICRNLHAWALPQSPTIPAAYDAFAPDGTLQDKKLEERLKTVASTFVTELKNKTKHH, from the coding sequence ATGAAAGTAGTAGCAATTATTGGAAGTACAAAGAAAAATTCAACGACAAGAAAAGCAGTTGAAAACATGACCAAAATAATAGAAGAAGAAGGGATCAAAACGGAGATGATTCACTTTGCCGAAGTGTCTCTCCCCCTTTTTGATGCAAATCTTACAAAAGAAGAGCACCCGCCTATCGTCCATTCCTTTACTAAAAAAATTGCTGAAGCCGATGGCGTTATATTAGCTTCTCCTGAATATCATGGAAGTGTATCTGGCGTTTTGAAAAATGCCCTTGATTATTTAGGAGCTAGAGAAATGAAAGGGAAACTCGTTACAATTTTGACCACTGCGGGAAGTGAGCTAGGTGCGACAAATACGATTAACACCCTTCATCAAATTTGTCGAAACCTACACGCTTGGGCACTTCCGCAAAGTCCAACCATTCCAGCAGCCTATGATGCTTTTGCTCCAGATGGTACCCTTCAAGATAAAAAATTAGAAGAACGCCTCAAAACGGTAGCGTCCACATTTGTAACTGAACTGAAAAATAAAACGAAGCATCATTGA